One window of Hymenobacter sp. BRD128 genomic DNA carries:
- the pxpB gene encoding 5-oxoprolinase subunit PxpB, with product MATPTPPLRLYPLGDAAVVLELGQAIAPGTHQLLQALARLLDQHPPLGLREYVPAFTTLTVFYDPWVLSQASPELPYAQMASALQKLLPAAQAAAAHYAPGPLVEIPVCYGGGFGPDLALVAGHAQLAAEEVIARHAQPEYLVYMVGFAPGFPYLGGLDARLTTPRRAQPRALVPAGAVGIAGAQTGVYSLPTPGGWQLIGRTPRRLFDPGRAQPSLLQAGDRLRFVPISEAEFQRLSHEH from the coding sequence ATGGCTACTCCCACGCCACCCCTGCGCCTCTACCCGCTCGGCGATGCGGCCGTGGTGCTGGAGCTGGGGCAGGCTATTGCTCCAGGCACGCACCAGCTCCTGCAGGCGCTGGCGCGGCTGCTCGACCAGCACCCGCCGCTGGGCCTGCGTGAGTACGTGCCGGCCTTCACCACCCTCACCGTATTTTATGACCCTTGGGTGCTGAGCCAGGCTAGCCCTGAGCTGCCTTATGCGCAGATGGCGAGCGCATTGCAAAAACTACTGCCCGCTGCCCAGGCCGCCGCGGCTCACTACGCGCCGGGGCCACTAGTAGAAATTCCGGTGTGCTACGGTGGCGGCTTTGGCCCCGACCTGGCGCTGGTGGCCGGCCACGCGCAGCTAGCGGCCGAAGAGGTTATTGCCCGCCATGCCCAGCCCGAATACCTGGTGTACATGGTCGGCTTTGCGCCCGGCTTTCCTTACCTCGGCGGGCTCGATGCGCGGCTGACCACCCCGCGCCGTGCCCAGCCCCGGGCGCTGGTGCCGGCCGGCGCGGTGGGCATCGCGGGCGCGCAAACCGGTGTTTATTCCTTGCCCACGCCGGGCGGCTGGCAGCTTATCGGGCGCACGCCGCGGCGGCTGTTCGACCCTGGCCGGGCCCAACCGAGCCTGCTGCAGGCCGGCGACCGGCTGCGCTTCGTGCCGATTTCCGAAGCCGAATTTCAGCGCCTTAGCCATGAGCATTAG
- a CDS encoding M1 family aminopeptidase, translating into MPVNYRKYGALGGLLLAAACQRATYPTTRAATATLAAPVAAPAVVPGVSRELAEFRKQTISRVAYELRLTVPASKADPVRADETITFRLRDNRAPVQLDFKGRASQLHSLAINGQPAAIDYQEEHLALPAAALQVGDNVVKISLNAGDLSLNRNADYLYTLLVPDRARTVVPVFDQPNLKATFALALTVPPGWKTVANSRWAGTDSSKTTQYVPSDSISTYLFSFAAGKFTRVAQQVNGRPMSFLHRETDSTKIRLSVPAIFRLHGETLAFLEKYTGIPYPFQKFDFTAIPDFQYGGMEHVGNIDYKASSLFLDEGATKDQLLARQNLIGHETAHMWFGDLVTMQWFNDVWMKEVFANFMADKMNPEAAAGPAQLLKFVTDHYPAAYAVDRTAGANPIRQPLENLQEAGSLYGNIIYHKAPIMMRQLELLMGEKPFQEGVREYLKKYAHGNATWPDLIAILDAHTPADLAAWNQVWVNQPGRPVFDYELQPAASQLVIRQHAEDGSDRLWPQQFEVTLLYPSGPLSLPVNMSQREVAVPLPAGKGAPSYVLLNSQGLGYGVFPVAPQAADHLASLADPVARASTYIALYENMLAGRGLAPRPLLDRYLAQTAHETNDLNIKLITDQLSHIYWQFLTPTERSALAPAVEKAIWQAMQKQPRPGEQKLYFKAYQSIALTPAAQKCLYQIWQSQKAPGLVKLTEDDYTSLALALAVRDYAAPQPILPQQLARITNVDRRQRLQFLMPALSPDVATRDQFFASLKDEKNREKEAWVQSALGYLHHPLRQATSEQYLPASLDLLAEIQQTGDIFFPAGWLQSTLGSYQSATAARTVREFLAAHPNYNPQLRNKLLQAADDLFRAEKLVQ; encoded by the coding sequence ATGCCCGTGAATTACCGTAAATATGGGGCGCTCGGCGGCCTGCTGCTGGCCGCAGCCTGCCAGCGTGCCACCTACCCTACCACCAGGGCGGCTACTGCTACCCTAGCCGCCCCGGTGGCTGCGCCAGCTGTAGTGCCCGGCGTGAGCCGCGAGCTGGCCGAGTTTCGCAAGCAGACCATCAGCCGCGTAGCGTATGAGTTGCGTCTGACCGTCCCCGCTAGCAAAGCCGACCCGGTACGAGCCGACGAAACCATCACCTTCCGCCTGCGCGACAACCGCGCCCCGGTGCAGCTCGATTTTAAAGGCCGGGCTAGCCAGCTGCACAGCCTGGCTATCAACGGCCAACCCGCCGCCATCGACTACCAGGAGGAGCATCTGGCACTGCCCGCCGCCGCGCTGCAAGTGGGCGATAACGTGGTCAAAATCAGCCTGAATGCCGGCGATTTATCACTGAACCGCAACGCCGACTACCTCTACACGCTACTCGTGCCCGACCGCGCCCGCACGGTGGTGCCCGTGTTCGACCAACCCAATTTGAAGGCCACATTTGCGCTAGCCCTCACGGTGCCGCCGGGCTGGAAGACTGTCGCCAACTCGCGCTGGGCGGGCACCGATTCGAGCAAAACGACCCAGTACGTTCCCTCCGACTCCATTAGCACCTACCTGTTTTCGTTCGCGGCGGGCAAATTTACGCGCGTGGCGCAGCAGGTAAACGGCCGGCCCATGAGCTTTCTGCACCGCGAAACGGACTCGACCAAAATCCGCCTCAGCGTGCCCGCTATTTTCCGGCTGCACGGCGAGACGCTGGCCTTTTTGGAGAAGTACACGGGCATCCCCTACCCATTTCAAAAATTCGATTTTACGGCCATCCCCGACTTTCAGTACGGCGGCATGGAGCACGTCGGCAACATTGACTACAAGGCGTCCAGCCTGTTTCTCGATGAAGGCGCGACCAAGGACCAGCTGCTGGCCCGCCAAAACCTCATCGGCCACGAAACGGCCCACATGTGGTTTGGCGACCTCGTGACCATGCAGTGGTTTAACGACGTGTGGATGAAGGAGGTATTCGCCAATTTCATGGCCGATAAGATGAACCCCGAAGCCGCCGCCGGCCCGGCGCAGCTGCTCAAGTTCGTCACCGACCACTACCCCGCCGCCTACGCCGTGGACCGCACTGCCGGGGCCAATCCCATCCGGCAGCCGCTGGAGAATTTGCAGGAAGCCGGCTCGCTCTACGGTAATATTATTTACCACAAGGCGCCCATTATGATGCGCCAGTTGGAGCTGTTGATGGGTGAAAAGCCTTTCCAGGAAGGCGTGCGGGAATACTTAAAAAAGTACGCCCACGGCAACGCCACCTGGCCCGACCTCATCGCCATTCTCGACGCCCACACGCCCGCCGACCTTGCCGCCTGGAACCAGGTGTGGGTAAACCAGCCCGGCCGCCCGGTATTCGACTACGAGCTGCAACCAGCGGCTAGCCAGCTCGTTATCCGCCAGCACGCTGAGGACGGCTCCGACCGCCTCTGGCCCCAGCAGTTTGAAGTGACGCTTCTGTACCCTAGCGGCCCCCTGTCGCTGCCCGTGAATATGAGCCAGCGTGAAGTAGCCGTGCCGCTGCCGGCCGGCAAAGGGGCGCCCAGCTACGTGCTGCTCAACTCGCAGGGCCTGGGCTACGGCGTGTTTCCGGTGGCCCCGCAGGCCGCCGACCACCTGGCCAGCCTCGCCGACCCGGTGGCCCGCGCCAGCACCTACATCGCCCTCTACGAGAATATGCTGGCCGGCCGGGGGCTGGCCCCGCGCCCGCTGCTCGACCGTTACCTGGCCCAGACGGCGCACGAAACCAACGACCTCAATATCAAGCTCATCACCGACCAGCTTAGTCATATCTACTGGCAGTTTCTGACGCCCACTGAGCGCAGTGCGCTGGCCCCAGCCGTGGAAAAAGCTATTTGGCAGGCCATGCAAAAGCAGCCGCGCCCCGGCGAGCAAAAGCTGTATTTCAAAGCCTACCAAAGCATTGCGCTCACGCCAGCCGCCCAAAAATGCCTCTACCAAATCTGGCAGAGCCAAAAAGCACCCGGCCTGGTGAAGCTGACCGAGGACGACTACACCAGCCTGGCGCTGGCCCTGGCCGTGCGCGACTACGCCGCGCCGCAACCCATTCTGCCCCAGCAGCTAGCCCGCATCACCAACGTAGACCGCCGCCAGCGCCTGCAGTTCCTGATGCCCGCGCTCTCGCCCGACGTAGCCACCCGCGACCAGTTTTTTGCCTCGCTTAAAGACGAGAAAAACCGCGAAAAGGAAGCCTGGGTGCAGAGCGCCCTCGGCTACCTGCACCACCCGCTGCGCCAGGCCACGTCGGAGCAATACCTGCCCGCTAGCCTCGATTTATTGGCAGAAATTCAGCAGACGGGCGACATCTTCTTCCCCGCGGGCTGGCTGCAAAGCACGCTGGGCAGCTACCAGTCGGCCACGGCGGCGCGCACGGTGCGCGAGTTTTTGGCTGCCCACCCCAACTACAACCCGCAGCTGCGCAACAAGCTGCTGCAAGCGGCCGACGACCTGTTTCGGGCCGAGAAACTGGTGCAGTAG
- a CDS encoding pitrilysin family protein, with amino-acid sequence MSDYHQFEYPNGIRLLHKEVPHTKIAHCGFLLDIGSRDEQAHQQGLAHFWEHMAFKGTHKRKSFHILNRLETVGGELNAYTTKEKICFYATLLSTHFERAFELLTDLTFNSVFPEREVEKERGVILEEMSMYQDAPEDAIIDDFDAVIYGAHPLGVNILGTRESVSGFQTADFHAFYNENVRTDRLIFSSVSNLPFKEVKRLADRFLAPIPARLGPRERLPFSGYVRHDRTETRPISQAHCIVGGPAYPLTDERRVPFFMLNNILGGPGMNSRLNLAVREKYGLVYTIDSSYSPYTDTGLFGIYFGTEAKQLTRTLGLVQKELKLLREKELTTSQLHVAKNQLMGQLAMSEESNSGLMQLLGKSTLDLGRVEPLPEIFARIEAVTASQLRELANEVLAEDNLSILQYVPEEK; translated from the coding sequence ATGTCTGATTACCACCAATTCGAGTATCCCAACGGTATCCGCCTCTTGCACAAGGAGGTGCCGCACACCAAGATTGCGCACTGCGGCTTTTTGCTCGACATCGGCTCGCGCGATGAGCAGGCGCACCAGCAGGGGCTAGCCCATTTTTGGGAGCACATGGCCTTCAAAGGCACCCACAAGCGCAAGTCGTTTCACATCCTCAACCGCCTCGAAACCGTGGGCGGCGAGCTGAACGCCTACACCACCAAGGAAAAAATCTGCTTCTACGCCACGCTGCTCAGCACCCACTTTGAGCGCGCATTTGAGCTGCTTACCGACTTGACCTTCAACTCGGTATTCCCGGAGCGCGAGGTAGAAAAAGAGCGCGGCGTGATTCTGGAGGAGATGAGCATGTACCAGGATGCGCCGGAGGATGCCATTATCGACGACTTCGACGCCGTGATATATGGCGCGCACCCGCTAGGGGTCAATATCCTCGGCACGCGCGAAAGCGTGAGCGGCTTTCAAACGGCTGATTTTCACGCCTTCTATAACGAAAACGTGCGCACCGACCGGCTGATTTTCAGCTCCGTCAGCAACCTGCCGTTTAAGGAAGTAAAGCGGCTAGCCGACCGTTTTCTGGCGCCTATTCCGGCCCGGCTAGGGCCGCGCGAGCGGCTACCGTTTAGCGGCTACGTGCGCCACGACCGCACCGAAACGCGTCCCATCTCGCAGGCGCACTGTATAGTGGGTGGCCCCGCCTACCCGCTCACCGACGAGCGCCGGGTGCCGTTTTTCATGCTCAATAACATCCTGGGCGGCCCCGGCATGAACTCGCGCCTCAACCTGGCGGTACGCGAAAAATATGGCCTCGTGTACACCATCGACAGCTCGTACTCGCCTTATACAGATACCGGCTTGTTCGGCATCTACTTCGGCACCGAGGCCAAGCAGCTCACCCGCACGCTGGGCCTGGTGCAGAAGGAACTCAAACTACTGCGCGAGAAAGAGCTGACTACCAGCCAGCTGCACGTAGCCAAAAACCAGCTCATGGGGCAGCTCGCCATGAGCGAGGAAAGCAACTCGGGCCTGATGCAGCTGCTGGGCAAAAGCACCCTCGACCTGGGCCGCGTGGAGCCGCTGCCCGAGATTTTTGCGCGCATTGAGGCCGTGACCGCTAGCCAACTGCGCGAGCTGGCCAACGAGGTGCTGGCCGAGGATAATCTCAGCATCCTGCAATACGTGCCGGAAGAAAAGTAG
- a CDS encoding biotin-dependent carboxyltransferase family protein codes for MSISVIKPGLFTTVQDLGRFGYQKTGLVVSGALDALALRTANILVGNPENLAGLECTLRGPTLRFEADALLALTGAHLAVAIGGRPVPLGRPVAVRAGTVLTFGAPNTSGRAWLAVAGGVAVPPVLGSRATYLRAGLGGLAGRALQAGDVLPVGEWAPASQALFKGIRLAGAAGWGAAGWHVDNSPLARPGAPLVVRALPGPEYAQFTPASQRAFWEEPFVVTTEADRMGARLSGPVLARLTAAELLSSAVAFGTVQVPAGGQPIVLLADCQTTGATRG; via the coding sequence ATGAGCATTAGCGTCATAAAGCCCGGCCTGTTCACCACGGTGCAGGACCTGGGCCGCTTTGGTTACCAAAAAACCGGCCTCGTGGTGAGCGGTGCGCTTGACGCCTTGGCTCTGCGCACTGCGAATATCCTAGTGGGCAACCCCGAAAACCTGGCCGGCCTCGAATGCACCTTGCGCGGCCCCACGCTCCGCTTCGAGGCCGACGCCCTGCTAGCCCTCACCGGCGCCCACCTAGCCGTAGCTATCGGCGGCCGGCCTGTGCCGCTGGGCCGGCCGGTGGCGGTGCGGGCGGGCACGGTGCTGACTTTTGGCGCGCCCAACACGAGCGGCCGGGCCTGGCTGGCGGTGGCCGGCGGCGTGGCGGTGCCGCCGGTGCTGGGCAGCCGTGCCACCTATCTGCGCGCCGGGTTAGGTGGGCTAGCCGGGCGCGCCTTGCAGGCGGGCGACGTGCTGCCGGTGGGCGAGTGGGCGCCTGCTTCGCAGGCGTTGTTCAAAGGCATACGGCTAGCCGGTGCGGCTGGCTGGGGTGCGGCCGGGTGGCACGTTGATAACTCACCGCTAGCCCGCCCCGGCGCGCCGCTGGTGGTGCGGGCGCTGCCGGGGCCCGAATATGCGCAATTTACGCCGGCTAGCCAGCGCGCTTTCTGGGAAGAACCATTCGTCGTTACTACCGAGGCCGACCGCATGGGCGCCCGGCTCAGTGGCCCGGTGCTGGCCCGCCTCACCGCCGCCGAGCTACTATCGAGCGCCGTCGCTTTTGGCACGGTGCAGGTGCCGGCCGGGGGGCAGCCCATTGTGCTGCTGGCCGACTGCCAGACCACCGGGGCTACCCGCGGCTAG